One Dietzia sp. JS16-p6b genomic window carries:
- a CDS encoding F0F1 ATP synthase subunit gamma has product MANMRELRDRIKSVNSTKKITKAQELIATSQISKAQARVEAAQPFADQITAILTDLASASSVQHRMLNEPEDATRSAVLVVTSDRGMCGGYNHNVLKEAAELIAFLEESGREVDIYVLGNKGIVYYTFREIELAGSWHGHSQKPDYQEARPAFQLLSAAFAAGGEATFDATEFLGSDYTGDTTRKGVDEVHIVYTQFKSMLTQTPRARRLAPIETRVEVEELDLGEDMLDTSKTDFKPEVTFEPDADTLLDNLLPRYMSTRAFASLLESAASESAARRTAMKSATDNATELVEGLSREANQARQAQITQEISEIVGGAGALAASAGSD; this is encoded by the coding sequence ATGGCGAACATGCGTGAACTGCGCGACCGGATCAAGTCCGTCAACTCGACCAAGAAGATCACCAAGGCCCAGGAGCTGATCGCCACCTCGCAGATCTCCAAGGCCCAGGCGAGGGTCGAGGCCGCTCAGCCCTTCGCCGATCAGATCACCGCCATCCTGACCGATCTCGCCAGCGCGTCGTCGGTCCAGCACAGGATGCTCAACGAGCCGGAGGACGCTACGCGCTCGGCCGTGCTGGTGGTGACGTCGGACCGCGGGATGTGTGGTGGGTACAACCACAACGTCCTCAAGGAGGCCGCCGAACTCATCGCGTTCCTCGAGGAGTCCGGCCGCGAGGTCGACATCTACGTGCTGGGCAACAAGGGCATCGTGTACTACACGTTCCGCGAGATCGAACTGGCGGGATCGTGGCACGGGCACTCCCAGAAGCCCGACTACCAGGAGGCCCGTCCGGCCTTCCAGCTCCTGTCCGCCGCGTTCGCGGCCGGGGGAGAGGCGACGTTCGACGCGACGGAGTTCCTCGGCAGCGACTACACCGGCGACACCACCCGCAAGGGCGTCGACGAGGTCCACATCGTCTACACCCAGTTCAAGTCCATGCTCACGCAGACGCCGCGTGCGAGGCGTCTGGCCCCGATCGAGACCCGTGTCGAGGTCGAGGAGCTGGATCTGGGCGAGGACATGCTCGACACGTCCAAGACGGACTTCAAGCCCGAAGTCACGTTCGAGCCCGACGCGGATACCCTCCTCGACAACCTCCTCCCGAGGTACATGTCGACGCGGGCGTTCGCATCGCTGCTCGAGTCGGCGGCATCGGAATCGGCCGCGCGACGCACGGCCATGAAGTCCGCGACGGACAACGCGACCGAACTGGTGGAAGGCCTGAGCCGCGAGGCCAACCAGGCCCGCCAGGCACAGATCACCCAGGAAATCAGCGAGATTGTCGGTGGCGCTGGTGCGCTCGCCGCTAGCGCAGGAAGTGACTAA
- the atpA gene encoding F0F1 ATP synthase subunit alpha, with product MAELTISSEEIRSAIANYTSTVSTDATKEEVGVVVDTGDGIAHISGLPSAMANELLEFPGGILGVALNLEDREIGAVILGNFDEIAQGQEVRRTGDVLSVPVGDGFLGRVVNPLGKPIDGRGEIESAGTRALELQAPSVLERQPVEEPMQTGIKAIDAMTPIGRGQRQLIIGDRKTGKTAVCIDAILNQKANWESGDKTKQLRCIYVAIGQKGSTIAGVKATLEEHGAMEYTTIVAAPASDSAGFKWLAPFTGSAIGQHWMYEGAHVLVVFDDLSKQADAYRAISLLLRRPPGREAYPGDVFYLHSRLLERCAKLSDDMGGGSLTGLPIIETKANDVSAFIPTNVISITDGQVFLESDLFNRGVRPAVNVGISVSRVGGAAQTKGMKKVSGSLRLDLAAYRDLESFATFASDLDAASKAQLERGQRLVEILKQDQNSPVAVEDQIVSIYLAGEGFYDTVPVEDVRRFEGELLESLRHSAADVYSQIDGGAALSDESKATLEAKTNEFKEGFVASDGSRVVNEPEAEALSEDEIDRETLTVTKKKKA from the coding sequence ATGGCGGAGTTGACGATCTCCTCCGAAGAGATCCGCAGCGCGATTGCGAACTACACCTCGACCGTTTCGACCGACGCGACGAAGGAGGAGGTCGGCGTCGTCGTCGACACCGGTGACGGCATCGCGCACATCAGCGGCCTCCCCTCGGCGATGGCCAACGAGCTGCTGGAGTTCCCCGGCGGGATCCTCGGTGTCGCACTGAACCTCGAGGACCGGGAGATCGGCGCGGTCATCCTCGGCAACTTCGACGAGATCGCCCAGGGCCAGGAGGTGCGCCGCACCGGGGACGTCCTCTCCGTCCCCGTCGGCGACGGCTTCCTCGGCCGTGTGGTCAACCCGCTCGGCAAGCCCATCGACGGCCGCGGCGAGATCGAGTCCGCGGGAACCCGCGCACTCGAGCTCCAGGCGCCGTCGGTCCTGGAGCGTCAGCCCGTCGAGGAGCCGATGCAGACCGGCATCAAGGCCATCGACGCCATGACCCCCATCGGCCGCGGACAGCGTCAGCTGATCATCGGCGACCGCAAGACCGGCAAGACCGCGGTCTGCATCGACGCGATCCTCAACCAGAAGGCCAACTGGGAGTCGGGCGACAAGACCAAGCAGCTGCGCTGCATCTACGTCGCGATCGGCCAGAAGGGCTCGACCATCGCGGGCGTCAAGGCGACGCTCGAGGAGCACGGCGCGATGGAGTACACCACCATCGTCGCGGCCCCCGCCTCCGACTCCGCCGGCTTCAAGTGGCTCGCCCCCTTCACCGGGTCGGCCATCGGCCAGCACTGGATGTACGAGGGCGCGCACGTCCTGGTCGTGTTCGACGACCTGTCCAAGCAGGCCGACGCCTACCGCGCGATCTCGTTGCTGCTGCGCCGCCCGCCGGGCCGCGAGGCCTACCCGGGTGACGTCTTCTACCTGCACTCGCGGCTGCTCGAGCGCTGCGCCAAGCTCTCCGACGACATGGGCGGGGGCTCGCTGACCGGCCTGCCGATCATCGAGACCAAGGCCAACGACGTCTCCGCGTTCATCCCGACCAACGTCATCTCCATCACCGACGGCCAGGTCTTCCTCGAGTCGGATCTGTTCAACCGCGGTGTGCGCCCCGCCGTCAACGTCGGTATCTCCGTCTCCCGCGTCGGCGGCGCCGCCCAGACCAAGGGCATGAAGAAGGTCTCCGGGTCCCTGCGTCTCGACCTGGCCGCGTACCGCGACCTCGAGTCGTTCGCGACCTTCGCCTCCGACCTCGACGCCGCGTCCAAGGCGCAGCTCGAGCGCGGTCAGCGTCTGGTCGAGATCCTCAAGCAGGACCAGAACTCCCCGGTGGCGGTCGAGGACCAGATCGTCTCGATCTACCTCGCCGGCGAGGGCTTCTACGACACGGTCCCCGTCGAGGACGTCCGTCGGTTCGAGGGCGAGCTGCTCGAGAGCCTGCGGCACTCCGCGGCCGACGTCTACAGCCAGATCGACGGCGGCGCCGCTCTCTCCGACGAGTCAAAGGCGACACTCGAGGCCAAGACCAACGAGTTCAAGGAGGGCTTCGTCGCCTCCGACGGTTCCCGCGTGGTCAACGAGCCCGAGGCCGAGGCGCTCTCGGAGGACGAGATCGATCGTGAGACCCTCACGGTCACCAAGAAGAAGAAGGCCTGA
- a CDS encoding F0F1 ATP synthase subunit delta has translation MHAASREALDQTRSTLEQTLAANPSGGATGAKVGQELFEVVGVLEDNRALRVSVADTAAPVEARQDLVRGVFGWKVDQATLDLLLAAVSQDWSTPRELREGLVLLGREALLRSADQQGQLQTVEDELFRLGRIVAGDPQFEQLLADRTADVGARRGLLAEVLYGKVTAVTEALASQAVARPSGMPADDIMAVSVQAAELRGRSVAVVTSAEPLTGQQSDDLRARLASLYGREIAIHNDVDQSLLGGVVVRVGDEIIDGSVAGRLDAMRRSLR, from the coding sequence ATGCACGCAGCGAGTCGCGAAGCGCTCGACCAGACCCGGAGCACACTGGAGCAGACCCTGGCGGCGAACCCGTCCGGGGGAGCGACCGGAGCGAAGGTGGGCCAGGAACTCTTCGAGGTCGTGGGCGTCCTCGAGGACAACCGTGCCCTCCGGGTGTCCGTCGCCGACACCGCGGCCCCGGTGGAGGCCCGACAGGACCTGGTCCGTGGGGTGTTCGGGTGGAAGGTCGACCAGGCGACCCTGGACCTTCTCCTCGCTGCGGTGTCCCAGGACTGGTCCACCCCTCGCGAGCTGCGGGAGGGTCTGGTCCTCCTCGGCCGGGAGGCGCTCCTGCGCTCGGCCGACCAGCAGGGCCAGCTCCAGACCGTCGAGGACGAGCTGTTCAGGCTCGGGCGGATCGTCGCCGGGGATCCCCAGTTCGAGCAGCTCCTGGCCGATCGGACCGCCGACGTGGGAGCCAGGCGCGGCCTGCTCGCCGAGGTGCTGTACGGCAAGGTCACGGCGGTGACCGAGGCTCTGGCCTCCCAGGCGGTGGCTCGGCCGTCGGGTATGCCCGCGGACGACATCATGGCGGTCTCGGTGCAGGCCGCGGAGTTGCGCGGCCGGTCCGTCGCCGTGGTGACCAGCGCGGAGCCGCTGACCGGACAGCAGTCGGATGATCTCCGGGCCCGACTGGCGTCGTTGTACGGGCGGGAGATCGCCATCCACAACGATGTCGACCAGTCCCTTCTGGGCGGCGTCGTCGTCCGGGTCGGAGACGAGATCATCGACGGTAGCGTGGCAGGACGGCTCGACGCCATGCGTCGGTCCCTCCGCTGA
- a CDS encoding F0F1 ATP synthase subunit B, giving the protein MNNVIAILAAEGGESLPLEDSPNPLLPPLYDIVWSLIPLAVILWLFWKFILPKFQQVLDERSERIEGGLRRAEQTQAEAKEELAKYKAQLAEARSEAAKIRDDARAQGQQILADMKSEAQAESDRIIASGEQQLAAQRQQIIAELRSDLGRQSVDLAERLMGEQLSDPVRRSGTIDRFLADLDRIPGAGRN; this is encoded by the coding sequence ATGAACAACGTCATCGCCATCTTGGCGGCCGAGGGTGGAGAATCACTCCCCTTGGAGGACAGCCCCAACCCGCTGCTTCCTCCGCTGTATGACATCGTCTGGTCGCTCATCCCGCTCGCCGTCATCCTGTGGCTCTTCTGGAAGTTCATCCTCCCGAAGTTCCAGCAGGTCCTCGACGAGCGCTCCGAGCGCATCGAAGGCGGTCTGCGTCGTGCCGAGCAGACCCAGGCCGAGGCGAAGGAAGAGCTGGCCAAATACAAGGCCCAACTCGCCGAGGCGCGCAGCGAAGCGGCCAAGATCCGCGACGACGCGCGCGCGCAGGGTCAGCAGATCCTCGCGGACATGAAGTCGGAGGCGCAGGCGGAGAGCGACCGCATCATCGCCTCCGGTGAGCAGCAGCTCGCCGCTCAGCGGCAGCAGATCATCGCCGAGCTCCGCAGCGACCTGGGTCGTCAGTCCGTGGACCTCGCCGAGCGGCTGATGGGTGAGCAGCTGTCGGATCCGGTCCGGCGCTCGGGCACCATCGATCGCTTTCTGGCGGACCTCGACCGGATCCCCGGCGCGGGCAGGAACTAA
- a CDS encoding ATP synthase F0 subunit C, whose translation MDIVTLAQATEQTVSGYGAIGYGLAAIGPGIGIGILVGKTVEGMARQPEMAGTLRTTMFLGIAFTEALALIGIVAGFLF comes from the coding sequence ATGGACATCGTCACTCTCGCCCAGGCCACCGAGCAGACCGTCAGCGGCTACGGTGCGATCGGCTACGGCCTCGCCGCCATCGGCCCCGGCATCGGCATCGGCATCCTCGTCGGCAAGACCGTCGAGGGCATGGCCCGCCAGCCCGAGATGGCCGGCACCCTCCGTACCACGATGTTCCTCGGCATCGCCTTCACCGAGGCGCTCGCCCTGATCGGTATCGTCGCCGGCTTCCTGTTCTGA
- the atpB gene encoding F0F1 ATP synthase subunit A, which yields MTGFAGDAFVLDRLMIIRLLMTVVLLGFFMIAMRNPKLVPRGVQNFAEICLDFVRVHIAEEILGKEQGRRFLPVIATIFFAVFAMNLPTIIPGLNISPNARIGFPLMLAVLGYVTFIYAGSKRYGFAKFIKASVVIPGLPPALHILVVPIELVSTFILRPATLTIRLMANMLAGHLIIVLLFSATNFFFWQLNGWSLLAVGTSVLSVAFTLFKLLVLFLQAYIFALLVSVYIDLALHAESH from the coding sequence TTGACCGGTTTCGCCGGTGACGCGTTCGTCCTGGACCGGCTCATGATCATCCGGCTGCTCATGACGGTGGTCCTGCTGGGCTTCTTCATGATCGCCATGCGGAACCCCAAGCTGGTCCCGCGCGGGGTCCAGAACTTCGCCGAGATCTGCCTGGACTTCGTCCGGGTCCACATCGCGGAGGAGATCCTGGGCAAGGAGCAGGGGCGCCGTTTCCTGCCGGTCATCGCGACCATCTTCTTCGCGGTCTTCGCGATGAACCTCCCGACGATCATCCCGGGCCTCAACATCTCGCCCAACGCCAGGATCGGCTTCCCGCTGATGCTCGCCGTCCTGGGCTACGTGACCTTCATCTACGCGGGGTCCAAGAGGTACGGCTTCGCCAAGTTCATCAAGGCGAGTGTGGTGATCCCGGGGCTTCCCCCGGCGCTGCACATCCTGGTGGTGCCGATCGAGTTGGTGTCGACGTTCATCCTCCGCCCGGCCACGCTGACCATTCGTCTCATGGCCAACATGCTGGCGGGGCACCTGATCATCGTCCTGCTGTTCAGTGCCACGAACTTCTTCTTCTGGCAGTTGAACGGCTGGTCGCTGCTGGCGGTGGGCACCTCGGTGCTCTCGGTCGCCTTCACGCTGTTCAAGCTGCTGGTCCTCTTCCTCCAGGCCTACATCTTCGCGCTGCTGGTCTCGGTGTACATCGATCTCGCACTCCACGCGGAGAGCCACTAG
- a CDS encoding glycosyltransferase family 4 protein, whose amino-acid sequence MGIGVPFRELLLIAVTAGLVTFAVTGLVRGVAPAIGGLAYPRDRDVHVVPTPRLGGVGIFTGMLVAVYLSAQLPALNRAFPPFAPDVEATIIAGGVIVLVGIVDDILGLGAVTKLAGQAAAAGVLVAMGVSWNLVYIPFGDGNILVLDQLQAGLLTVVFTLAIVNAMNFVDGLDGLAAGLGAIAATAICVFSVGIMLDQGGTVGAYPPALVTAVLAGALLGFLPHNFQPARIFMGDSGSMLIGLVLAAASTSASGKISQSLYGPQEMIVLLSPMIVVAAAMFVPMLDLVMAVVRRVGAGRSPFAPDKMHLHHRLLDLGHSHRRVALVIYAWVSLIAFGAVGATMLPTEVIVPLAAAGLISVLAATLVPRLRSARGERGTVEPGGSG is encoded by the coding sequence GTGGGCATAGGGGTTCCGTTCCGCGAGCTCCTGCTCATCGCGGTCACGGCGGGCCTGGTCACGTTCGCCGTCACAGGTCTGGTCAGAGGAGTCGCACCAGCGATCGGGGGACTGGCCTACCCCCGCGACAGGGACGTGCACGTGGTGCCGACGCCCCGCCTCGGCGGGGTCGGCATCTTCACCGGAATGCTGGTCGCCGTCTACCTGTCCGCGCAGCTCCCCGCTCTCAACCGGGCGTTCCCGCCGTTCGCCCCGGACGTCGAGGCGACGATCATCGCGGGCGGGGTGATCGTGCTGGTGGGCATCGTCGACGACATCCTCGGCCTCGGTGCTGTCACGAAACTCGCAGGTCAAGCGGCGGCGGCGGGCGTCCTGGTGGCCATGGGCGTGTCCTGGAACCTGGTGTACATCCCGTTCGGGGACGGCAACATCCTGGTCCTGGATCAGCTCCAGGCGGGGCTGCTCACCGTGGTCTTCACGCTGGCCATCGTCAACGCGATGAACTTCGTCGACGGTCTGGACGGCCTCGCCGCCGGGCTCGGTGCCATCGCGGCCACCGCGATCTGCGTGTTCTCCGTCGGGATCATGCTCGACCAGGGAGGCACGGTCGGGGCGTACCCCCCGGCCCTCGTCACGGCGGTCCTCGCCGGGGCGTTGCTGGGCTTCCTGCCGCACAACTTCCAACCGGCGCGGATCTTCATGGGTGATTCGGGGTCGATGCTGATCGGCCTGGTCCTCGCCGCGGCCTCCACCAGCGCGTCAGGGAAGATCTCCCAGAGCCTGTACGGGCCACAGGAGATGATCGTCCTGCTCTCGCCGATGATCGTCGTCGCGGCGGCGATGTTCGTCCCGATGCTCGACCTCGTGATGGCGGTGGTCCGTCGGGTGGGCGCCGGCCGCAGCCCCTTCGCCCCGGACAAGATGCATCTCCATCACCGTCTGCTGGATCTGGGTCACTCCCATCGGCGGGTCGCGCTCGTGATCTACGCGTGGGTCTCGCTCATCGCGTTCGGTGCCGTCGGCGCGACCATGCTCCCGACCGAGGTGATCGTCCCGCTCGCCGCCGCCGGGCTCATCTCGGTCCTGGCCGCCACCCTGGTCCCGAGGTTGAGGAGTGCGCGGGGCGAACGCGGAACCGTCGAACCAGGGGGCTCGGGTTAG
- a CDS encoding L-threonylcarbamoyladenylate synthase, whose amino-acid sequence MTITYDCTEDTGREVGLSSAAAALRAGRLVVTPTDTLYGIAADAFDPDAVTLLLSAKRRGPDMPVPVLVGSWETIDGLVVSTPATARDLIRAFWPGGLSLIVHQAPSLNWNLGHTQGTVMLRMPLHPVAIELLREVGPLAVSSANVSGQPPATTVAEARDQLGDSVAVYLDGGPCSVGQPSTIVDLTGPSPRIVREGAVSAERVGEVLNTDAASLRG is encoded by the coding sequence GTGACCATCACCTATGACTGCACCGAGGACACCGGTCGAGAGGTCGGCCTCAGTTCCGCGGCCGCTGCACTGCGTGCCGGTCGGCTCGTCGTGACGCCCACGGACACCCTCTACGGCATCGCGGCCGACGCCTTCGATCCCGATGCGGTCACCCTTCTGCTCTCCGCCAAGCGGCGCGGACCGGACATGCCCGTGCCCGTCCTGGTGGGCTCCTGGGAGACCATCGACGGCCTGGTCGTGAGCACGCCGGCGACGGCACGGGACCTCATCCGGGCGTTCTGGCCCGGCGGACTGAGCCTGATCGTGCACCAGGCACCGTCCCTCAACTGGAACCTGGGACACACCCAGGGCACCGTGATGCTCCGGATGCCGCTGCATCCCGTCGCGATCGAGTTGCTCCGCGAGGTCGGGCCGCTCGCCGTCTCCAGCGCCAACGTCTCCGGGCAGCCCCCGGCGACCACGGTCGCGGAGGCTCGCGACCAGCTGGGCGACTCGGTCGCCGTCTATCTGGATGGCGGTCCGTGCTCGGTCGGCCAGCCCTCGACGATCGTCGACCTCACGGGACCGTCGCCCCGGATCGTCCGGGAGGGGGCCGTGAGCGCAGAGCGCGTCGGGGAGGTCCTGAACACCGACGCCGCGTCTCTGCGCGGCTGA
- the prmC gene encoding peptide chain release factor N(5)-glutamine methyltransferase, protein MQSRPVPATAVVRSAAHDLRAAGVDSAVVEAQLICAHVLGIDRSALPLAAAVDASRLAEINRMIAARIADRTPIQYLLGRAVSGRLDLAVGPGVFIPRPETELLVEDTLAALPASGDGPGPIVVDLCAGSGTLALEIAHARPDARVHAVELHEPALAWLRRNAVEREAAGDTPLVVHSGDATDPGILAELRGRVDAVVSNPPYIPRTDELPAEVLGHEPATALFGGVDGLAVISPLVGVAAALLAPGGHLAVEHDEETGAAVAAVVEAQGRFGTVEQHTDLAGRPRFVTATRLGDRDDDDELDPTVRKGTTR, encoded by the coding sequence GTGCAGTCGCGCCCCGTGCCGGCGACCGCGGTCGTGAGGTCGGCCGCGCATGACCTGCGGGCCGCCGGTGTCGACTCCGCCGTCGTGGAGGCGCAGCTGATCTGCGCGCATGTCCTCGGGATAGACCGCTCCGCGCTTCCACTGGCCGCCGCGGTGGACGCCTCCCGGCTCGCGGAGATCAACCGGATGATCGCTGCCCGCATCGCCGATCGCACCCCGATCCAGTACCTCCTCGGGCGGGCCGTGTCGGGCCGTCTGGATCTCGCGGTCGGGCCCGGAGTCTTCATCCCCAGGCCCGAGACCGAGCTGCTCGTGGAGGACACGCTGGCCGCGCTCCCCGCATCGGGCGACGGACCGGGCCCGATCGTCGTGGACCTCTGTGCCGGTAGCGGAACGCTCGCCCTCGAGATCGCCCATGCCCGACCCGATGCCCGGGTCCACGCCGTGGAACTGCACGAGCCGGCGCTGGCGTGGCTGCGGCGCAACGCCGTCGAGCGGGAAGCCGCGGGGGACACTCCACTCGTGGTGCACTCCGGGGACGCGACGGACCCCGGCATCCTGGCGGAACTGCGGGGTCGGGTCGACGCGGTGGTGTCCAACCCGCCGTACATCCCGCGGACCGACGAACTCCCTGCGGAGGTCCTCGGGCACGAACCGGCGACCGCGCTGTTCGGCGGAGTCGACGGTCTCGCCGTCATCTCGCCGCTCGTCGGTGTCGCGGCCGCGCTCCTGGCACCGGGGGGTCACCTCGCGGTGGAGCACGACGAGGAGACCGGCGCCGCCGTCGCGGCGGTGGTCGAGGCGCAGGGACGCTTCGGTACCGTGGAACAGCACACCGACCTCGCCGGACGTCCGCGGTTCGTCACCGCGACCAGACTCGGCGATCGTGACGACGACGACGAGCTCGATCCGACAGTCCGGAAGGGGACCACCCGGTGA
- the prfA gene encoding peptide chain release factor 1 codes for MTQAPGRSPSSIDDVLSEYGGLEAQLSDPALHEDPVAARRVGKRFAELTPVVQCHRALESTRGDLAAARELAGEDSSFAEEADRLAAEVTRLESRLADLLAPRDPHDGDDVLMEIKSGEGGEESALFAADLARMYTRYAEKHGWVVEVLGVTESDLGGYKDASFSIRSRQPSRDGVWSRLKFEGGVHRVQRVPVTESQGRVHTSAAGVLVFPEPEDVGPVEIDESDLRIDVYRSSGKGGQGVNTTDSAVRVTHLPTGTVVTCQNERSQLQNKQRALEVLAARLQAAAEEAASAEASEGRSTQIRTVDRSERIRTYNFPENRIADHRVGFKAHNLDAVLDGDLDAVLDALAVEDRRRRMEDA; via the coding sequence GTGACGCAGGCCCCGGGGCGTTCGCCGTCCTCCATCGACGATGTCCTCTCGGAGTACGGGGGTCTCGAGGCGCAGCTGTCCGACCCCGCGCTCCACGAGGACCCGGTGGCCGCGCGCAGGGTGGGCAAACGATTCGCCGAGCTGACTCCCGTGGTGCAGTGCCACCGGGCTCTGGAGTCCACCCGGGGCGACCTGGCCGCCGCGCGTGAGCTGGCCGGCGAAGACTCGTCGTTCGCCGAGGAGGCCGATCGGTTGGCGGCGGAGGTGACGAGACTGGAGTCGCGGTTGGCCGACCTGTTGGCACCGCGAGACCCCCACGACGGGGATGACGTGCTCATGGAGATCAAGTCCGGTGAGGGCGGGGAGGAGTCGGCGCTGTTCGCGGCGGACCTCGCCCGTATGTACACGCGTTACGCGGAGAAGCACGGCTGGGTGGTCGAGGTGCTCGGGGTGACCGAGTCCGATCTGGGCGGGTACAAGGACGCCTCGTTCTCGATCAGGTCTCGTCAACCCTCGAGGGACGGTGTGTGGTCCCGCCTGAAGTTCGAGGGCGGCGTGCACCGCGTCCAACGGGTGCCGGTCACCGAGTCGCAGGGCCGGGTCCACACGTCGGCCGCAGGGGTGCTCGTCTTCCCCGAGCCCGAGGACGTGGGGCCGGTCGAGATCGACGAGTCGGACCTGAGGATCGACGTGTACCGCTCGTCGGGCAAGGGCGGCCAGGGGGTCAACACCACCGATTCGGCGGTACGGGTCACGCACCTGCCCACCGGGACGGTCGTCACGTGTCAGAACGAACGTAGTCAACTGCAGAACAAGCAGCGCGCACTGGAGGTGCTCGCCGCCCGGCTCCAGGCCGCCGCCGAGGAGGCCGCGAGCGCTGAGGCCTCGGAGGGGCGGTCCACCCAGATCCGCACCGTCGACCGGTCGGAACGCATCCGCACCTACAACTTCCCCGAGAACCGGATCGCCGATCACCGGGTCGGGTTCAAGGCGCACAATCTCGACGCCGTGCTCGACGGTGACCTCGACGCGGTCCTCGACGCACTGGCGGTCGAGGACCGCCGCAGACGCATGGAAGACGCCTAG